GGCTCTGGCCCTCGCTGCTCGGCCAGGAGGCCGCCCAGGTCGGCGCGGGGCGCGCGCTCAAGCCGCAGGACTACGCGTTCCCCGGCTATCGCGAGCACGGTGTCGCGTGGTGCCGCGGGGTCGACCCGGTGAACCTGCTCGGCATGTTCCGTGGCGTCAACCACGGCGGGTGGAACTCCAACGAGAACAACTTCCACCTCTACACGATCGTCATCGGCAACCAGATGCTGCACGCCACCGGTTATGCGATGGGCATGCAGCGCGACGGCGTCGTCGGCACAGGCGATCCCGAGAAGGACGCCGCGGTGATGGCGTTCACCGGCGATGGCGGCACCGCGCAGGGTGACTACAACGAGGCGATGGTCTTCGCGAGTGTCGCGAACGCGCCGCTGGTCTTCTTCGTGCAGAACAACCAGTGGGCGATCTCCGAGCCCAACTACAAGCAGTTCCGCATCCCGCCCTACCAGCGCGCTCGCGGTTTCGGCTTCCCCGGCGTGCGGGTCGACGGCAACGACGTGCTCGCGGTGTACGCGGTGACGAAGGCGGCGCTCGACGCCGCGCGCGCCGGTCAGGGCCCCACGCTCATCGAGGCGTTCACCTACCGGATGGGTGCGCACACGACGTCCGACGACCCGACGAAGTACCGCATCGCCTCCGAGGTCGACATCTGGCGGGAGAAAGACCCGATCAAGCGGATGCGCGGGTTCATGGAGGCCAATGGTCACGCCGACCCGGAGTTCTTCGCGCAGGTCGACGCCGAGGCCGACGAACTCGCCGCCCGCATCCGGCGCGAGTGCCAGCAGATGCCCGACCCGGCGCCGCTGACCATGTTCGACAACGTCTACGCCGGCGACCACCCGGTCGTCGCGGCCGAGCGCGAGGAGTTCATCGCCTACCAAGCTTCCTTCGTCGAGGAAGGTGCGAACTGACATGGCAAGCCAGAAGATGACGCTCGCCAAGGGCCTCAACACCGGCCTGCGCAAAGCGATGGAGAACGACCCGAAGGTCGTGCTCATGGGTGAGGACGTCGGCAAGCTCGGCGGTGTCTTCCGCATCACCGAGGGCCTGCAGAAGGACTTCGGCGAAGACCGGGTCATCGACACCCCGCTCGCCGAGTCGGGCATCGTCGGCACCGCGGTCGGCCTCGCGATGCGCGGCTACCGCCCGGTGGCGGAGATCCAGTTCGACGGGTTCATCTACCCGGCGTTCGACCAGATCATCAGCCAGGTCGCCAAGATGCACTACCGCTCGCTCGGCCACCTGAAGCTGCCGATGGTGATCCGGGTGCCGTTCGGCGGCGGCATCGGTGCCGTCGAGCACCACTCCGAGTCGAACGAGGCCTACTTCGCCCACACTGCCGGCCTGCGGGTGGTGAGCTGCTCCGACCCG
This genomic stretch from Calidifontibacter indicus harbors:
- the pdhA gene encoding pyruvate dehydrogenase (acetyl-transferring) E1 component subunit alpha; protein product: MSDPSEVRQGGMPSDLRHTMHHETSVQPSMEHDITDGGPEMVQFVDGDGNRLETNEANAPYARIVEEMTSEDAQSMYRDLVLVRRMDAEGHALQRQGELGLWPSLLGQEAAQVGAGRALKPQDYAFPGYREHGVAWCRGVDPVNLLGMFRGVNHGGWNSNENNFHLYTIVIGNQMLHATGYAMGMQRDGVVGTGDPEKDAAVMAFTGDGGTAQGDYNEAMVFASVANAPLVFFVQNNQWAISEPNYKQFRIPPYQRARGFGFPGVRVDGNDVLAVYAVTKAALDAARAGQGPTLIEAFTYRMGAHTTSDDPTKYRIASEVDIWREKDPIKRMRGFMEANGHADPEFFAQVDAEADELAARIRRECQQMPDPAPLTMFDNVYAGDHPVVAAEREEFIAYQASFVEEGAN